The following are encoded in a window of Verrucomicrobiia bacterium genomic DNA:
- a CDS encoding DUF4832 domain-containing protein encodes MNLQRHFAGRLRTLGWGLLWLLPWCLVQAASLAYAPAPPDNPLKGFVPYLREDKTFPHSLEWDYTKLSEVMTGPTNFNWAPFEAKLNAAASRGHQFIARFYMEWPGRSTGVPQYLIDAGLTMRRWTNTNTQPFPPAVDHTPDYEDPRLRAALTNFIYALGRRYDGDPRVGFIGLGLLGTWGEWHNYPNQKWFASKTVQREVMDAFEAAFKKTKLVARYPAGPNDPVYADNSRRAIGYHDDSFAWATVHTGKKGNEWFFETRLRAAGALDKWRTQPIGGEVRPEIWKCLFDEPSCAPAGQEFDRCVEVTHVSWLCNEGVFRGKLQGAARERALRAAQRMGYELYVTAAEINAGGGQLGVSLMVTNTGVAPFYYDWPVELAVVSGAGEQMAVWKTDWRLSTILPGEAAVGWQHRGKVAALPPGVYRLLLRVVNPLIHGLPLRFANQSQDQHQSGWLTLGEFRVP; translated from the coding sequence ATGAACCTTCAACGCCATTTTGCCGGCCGTCTGCGAACTTTGGGATGGGGATTGCTGTGGCTGCTGCCGTGGTGCCTGGTCCAGGCGGCCAGCCTGGCTTATGCGCCCGCGCCGCCGGACAATCCGCTCAAGGGTTTTGTGCCGTACCTGCGCGAGGACAAGACCTTCCCCCACAGCCTGGAGTGGGATTATACCAAACTATCCGAGGTGATGACCGGCCCGACGAATTTTAATTGGGCGCCGTTTGAGGCGAAACTCAACGCGGCCGCTTCGCGCGGGCACCAGTTCATCGCCCGCTTTTATATGGAGTGGCCGGGCAGAAGCACGGGCGTGCCGCAATACTTGATTGACGCGGGATTAACCATGCGACGGTGGACGAACACGAACACGCAGCCGTTTCCGCCTGCGGTGGATCACACGCCGGATTACGAGGACCCACGCCTGCGCGCGGCGCTGACCAATTTCATTTACGCGCTGGGCCGCCGATACGACGGCGATCCGCGGGTGGGCTTCATCGGCCTTGGCCTGCTCGGGACATGGGGCGAGTGGCATAATTATCCCAACCAAAAATGGTTTGCCTCCAAGACCGTCCAACGGGAGGTGATGGACGCCTTTGAGGCCGCGTTCAAAAAGACCAAGCTGGTGGCGCGCTACCCCGCCGGCCCGAACGACCCCGTCTATGCTGACAACAGCCGGCGGGCCATCGGTTATCACGACGATTCCTTTGCGTGGGCCACGGTGCACACGGGCAAAAAGGGGAATGAGTGGTTTTTTGAGACCCGCCTGCGCGCCGCCGGAGCGCTGGATAAATGGCGCACGCAGCCAATTGGCGGCGAGGTACGCCCGGAAATCTGGAAGTGCCTCTTTGACGAGCCTTCTTGTGCGCCCGCCGGACAGGAGTTTGATCGTTGCGTGGAGGTGACCCATGTTTCCTGGCTCTGCAATGAGGGCGTTTTTCGGGGCAAACTGCAGGGGGCGGCCCGCGAACGCGCACTTCGTGCCGCCCAACGCATGGGCTACGAGCTGTATGTCACTGCGGCGGAAATCAACGCTGGCGGGGGTCAACTGGGCGTTTCGCTGATGGTTACCAATACCGGCGTGGCGCCCTTTTATTATGACTGGCCGGTTGAACTGGCAGTGGTGAGCGGGGCTGGCGAGCAGATGGCCGTGTGGAAAACCGATTGGCGGCTCTCCACCATCCTGCCGGGAGAAGCTGCCGTTGGGTGGCAACACCGCGGCAAGGTTGCGGCGCTGCCGCCGGGCGTGTACCGTTTATTGCTGCGGGTGGTCAACCCGCTCATCCATGGCCTGCCGCTGCGCTTCGCCAATCAATCGCAAGATCAACATCAATCCGGCTGGCTGACACTCGGGGAGTTTCGCGTGCCTTGA